In Saccharothrix syringae, the following are encoded in one genomic region:
- a CDS encoding ATP-binding protein: MGPDLVLLPGVSFRGREIAGPRLQGLVALLAGDLRTGCGTGRLVDGLWPDGLPDNPPKALQVLVSRARSRLGADVVTRTPTGYRLTLAEDQVDSSAVLLRAEASARCARAGDHAAALSHADAGLALWGGAEPVPGDADGPVAALRARRWTTHRALVRARALALARLDRPAEAVDPLVELAAERPRDEEVLVELLRCEAATVGPAAALARYDEYRRALRDELGTDPGPPVRAEHRRLLRGAPPAVRRGVAHEPNPLLGRDDDIAAVEALLRTSRVTSVVGPGGLGKTRLANAVARRAEGRAVTVVPLAGLGADEDVVREVAAALGVGGNRAPGDVAAIAAALAGPSLLVLDNCEHVVAGVADLVGALVSRTAELRVLTTGRTPLGLSSESVHRLPGLSARVSAELFGQRARAARPGVDLPAAAVAEVCRHLDGLPLAIELAAARVRALSVPEIARRLDDRFALLRGGARDAPPRHRALHAVVDWSWNLLDPTGRAAMRALSVFPDGFTADAARPLLGALPGVDVLAVLEHLADHSLVEVVDTPSGTRLRMLDTIREFSAARLAEEGGADHVTTAFLGWARAFGAANHAALLGPGPDDAAAAVRAEQENLRQALGQALDRDDRPTVAAVAAVLGVAWTVRSNAPRLAELVRQTSRTLVRHRPGPDLVEPTRTALTIAVAHAFASGGPRPVREVAALRRLGPAKPDTVVRAVGRVVGALGDPAELRRLCDHAEPLLAGVAGAFAGYLREGAGDLDGALVVTRRALDLFTGLGSPWPRAFGHGRVAELCLRLGRGAEARDHLLAALPLLGRFGARVDEVGVRAWLVLADLQVGDAAGAQRWLDGLAGVVLDDDEAEAMGYDLAIRGEVRLARGEVEAGLGLWRRAVDQVRGAGDAWAVEARAVAVVAHARHGRLDLVADVADALPGVSAHLVAHLPAEPVPHVAGWATCGALLLAVATADLARGGAGGGGGGGGLVGGGADPARDGADRTRAARMIALAERFPFPRTFHPTMASAPARADAERADRAAYDEAVSSYAALDRAGLRAVALELLGQRARSRS, translated from the coding sequence GTGGGCCCCGACCTCGTCCTGCTGCCAGGGGTGTCCTTCCGCGGCCGGGAGATCGCGGGTCCGCGGCTCCAGGGGCTCGTCGCCCTGCTCGCGGGGGACCTGCGCACCGGCTGCGGCACCGGGCGGCTGGTCGACGGGCTCTGGCCGGACGGGCTGCCGGACAACCCGCCCAAGGCCCTCCAGGTCCTGGTCTCCCGGGCGCGGTCCCGGCTCGGCGCCGACGTCGTCACCCGAACCCCCACCGGCTACCGGCTGACCCTGGCCGAGGACCAGGTCGACAGCTCGGCGGTGCTGCTGAGGGCCGAGGCGAGCGCCCGGTGCGCGCGGGCGGGCGACCACGCCGCCGCGCTCTCGCACGCCGACGCGGGCCTGGCCCTGTGGGGCGGTGCCGAGCCCGTGCCGGGCGACGCGGACGGCCCGGTCGCCGCGTTGCGGGCGCGGCGGTGGACCACCCACCGCGCGCTGGTGCGGGCCCGCGCGCTCGCCCTCGCCCGGCTCGACCGGCCCGCCGAGGCGGTGGACCCGCTGGTCGAGCTGGCCGCCGAGCGACCGCGCGACGAGGAGGTGCTGGTCGAGCTGCTGCGGTGCGAGGCGGCCACGGTCGGCCCGGCCGCGGCGCTGGCCCGCTACGACGAGTACCGGCGGGCGCTGCGCGACGAGCTGGGCACCGATCCCGGCCCGCCGGTGCGGGCCGAGCACCGGCGGCTGCTCCGGGGCGCGCCGCCCGCGGTCCGCCGCGGCGTCGCGCACGAGCCCAACCCGCTGCTCGGCCGGGACGACGACATCGCCGCGGTGGAGGCGCTGCTGCGCACCTCCCGGGTGACCTCGGTCGTCGGGCCGGGCGGTTTGGGCAAGACCCGGCTGGCCAACGCCGTTGCCCGGCGTGCCGAGGGACGGGCGGTCACCGTGGTGCCGCTCGCCGGTCTCGGGGCCGACGAGGACGTGGTCCGCGAGGTGGCGGCCGCGCTCGGTGTGGGCGGGAACCGGGCGCCCGGCGACGTCGCCGCCATCGCGGCCGCGCTCGCCGGGCCGTCCCTGCTGGTGCTGGACAACTGCGAGCACGTCGTGGCCGGCGTCGCCGACCTGGTCGGCGCCCTGGTGTCGCGGACCGCCGAGCTGCGGGTCCTCACCACCGGCCGGACCCCGCTGGGGCTGTCGTCGGAGTCGGTCCACCGGCTGCCGGGGCTGAGCGCGCGGGTGAGCGCCGAGCTGTTCGGCCAGCGGGCGCGGGCGGCCCGGCCGGGCGTCGACCTGCCCGCGGCGGCCGTGGCGGAGGTGTGCCGGCACCTGGACGGGCTGCCGCTCGCGATCGAGCTGGCCGCCGCGCGGGTGCGGGCGTTGTCCGTGCCGGAGATCGCCCGGCGGCTCGACGACCGGTTCGCCCTGCTGCGCGGCGGTGCCCGGGACGCGCCCCCGCGCCACCGCGCGCTGCACGCGGTCGTCGACTGGAGCTGGAACCTGCTGGACCCGACCGGTCGGGCGGCGATGCGCGCGCTGTCGGTGTTCCCCGACGGGTTCACCGCCGACGCCGCGCGCCCGCTGCTCGGGGCGCTGCCCGGCGTGGACGTGCTCGCGGTGCTCGAACACCTGGCCGACCACTCGCTGGTCGAGGTGGTCGACACCCCGTCGGGCACCCGGCTGCGGATGCTCGACACGATCCGGGAGTTCAGCGCCGCGCGCCTGGCCGAGGAGGGCGGGGCCGACCACGTGACGACCGCGTTCCTGGGGTGGGCGCGGGCGTTCGGCGCGGCCAACCACGCGGCCCTGCTCGGCCCCGGACCCGACGACGCGGCCGCCGCGGTCCGGGCGGAGCAGGAGAACCTGCGCCAGGCGCTGGGGCAGGCCCTCGACCGCGACGACCGGCCCACCGTCGCGGCGGTCGCCGCGGTCCTCGGCGTCGCGTGGACCGTCCGGTCCAACGCACCGCGGTTGGCGGAGCTGGTCCGGCAGACCTCCCGGACGCTGGTCCGCCACCGGCCGGGGCCCGACCTGGTCGAGCCGACCCGGACCGCCCTGACCATCGCCGTGGCGCACGCGTTCGCCTCCGGCGGGCCGCGGCCGGTGCGGGAGGTCGCCGCGCTGCGCCGGCTCGGCCCGGCGAAGCCGGACACGGTGGTCCGGGCCGTCGGCCGGGTGGTCGGCGCGCTGGGCGACCCGGCGGAGCTGCGGCGGCTGTGCGACCACGCCGAACCGCTGCTCGCCGGCGTGGCGGGCGCCTTCGCCGGCTACCTCCGGGAGGGCGCCGGCGACCTCGACGGGGCGCTGGTGGTGACCAGGCGGGCGCTCGACCTGTTCACCGGCCTGGGTTCGCCGTGGCCGCGCGCCTTCGGCCACGGCCGGGTGGCCGAGCTGTGCCTGCGCCTGGGACGGGGGGCGGAGGCCCGCGACCACCTGCTCGCGGCGCTGCCGCTGCTCGGGCGGTTCGGTGCCCGGGTCGACGAGGTCGGCGTCCGGGCGTGGCTGGTGCTGGCCGACCTCCAGGTCGGTGACGCGGCCGGGGCGCAGCGGTGGCTGGACGGGCTGGCGGGGGTCGTGCTCGACGACGACGAGGCCGAGGCGATGGGCTACGACCTCGCCATCCGCGGCGAGGTGCGGTTGGCGCGCGGGGAGGTGGAGGCCGGACTGGGGTTGTGGCGCCGGGCGGTCGACCAGGTCCGGGGCGCCGGGGACGCGTGGGCGGTGGAGGCGCGGGCGGTGGCCGTCGTCGCGCACGCCAGGCACGGTCGGCTCGACCTGGTCGCCGACGTGGCCGACGCGTTGCCGGGGGTCTCGGCGCACCTGGTGGCCCACCTGCCGGCCGAGCCGGTGCCGCACGTGGCGGGGTGGGCGACCTGCGGTGCGCTGCTGCTGGCCGTGGCGACGGCGGATTTGGCGCGGGGTGGTGCCGGGGGTGGCGGGGGTGGCGGGGGTTTGGTCGGGGGTGGCGCGGACCCTGCCCGGGACGGCGCCGACCGGACCCGTGCGGCCCGGATGATCGCGCTGGCCGAGCGGTTCCCGTTTCCGCGCACCTTCCACCCCACGATGGCCTCGGCGCCGGCCAGGGCGGACGCCGAACGTGCCGACCGGGCGGCGTACGACGAGGCGGTGTCGTCGTACGCCGCCCTGGACCGGGCCGGGCTCCGCGCGGTGGCGCTGGAACTGCTGGGTCAGCGCGCCCGGTCCCGCTCGTAG
- a CDS encoding ABC transporter permease: MLRRQLRHMSRNLPTLLMLLAVPVVLLLLFVYVLGGTLGDGLGGSGGRAAYVDYVTPGILLITIANAVQGTAFAVAVDMREGIIARFRTMAIARASVLTGHVLGSLVQVLLQLAAVLGVAVLVGFRPDATAVEWLATTGVLVATAFASVWSAVAMGLASRTVAGAGNLTLLLTLLPFFGSGFVPTDSLPAGLRWFAEHQPFTPIMETLRGLLLGTPIGNGAALALGWCAAIALAGYLCAKRLYERDRAR; the protein is encoded by the coding sequence ATGCTGCGCCGCCAGTTGCGGCACATGTCGCGCAACCTGCCGACGCTGCTGATGCTGCTCGCCGTGCCGGTCGTCCTGCTGCTGCTGTTCGTCTACGTGCTCGGCGGCACGCTCGGCGACGGCCTCGGCGGGTCGGGCGGTCGCGCCGCCTACGTCGACTACGTCACGCCCGGCATCCTGCTGATCACCATCGCCAACGCGGTCCAGGGCACCGCGTTCGCGGTGGCGGTGGACATGCGGGAGGGCATCATCGCGCGGTTCCGCACCATGGCGATCGCCCGCGCGTCGGTCCTGACCGGGCACGTGCTGGGCAGCCTGGTGCAGGTCCTGCTGCAACTCGCCGCCGTCCTGGGGGTGGCCGTGCTGGTCGGTTTCCGGCCCGACGCGACCGCGGTCGAGTGGCTGGCCACCACCGGGGTCCTCGTCGCGACGGCGTTCGCCTCCGTGTGGTCGGCCGTCGCGATGGGGCTGGCGAGCAGGACGGTCGCGGGGGCGGGCAACCTGACCCTGCTCCTGACGCTGCTCCCCTTCTTCGGCAGCGGGTTCGTGCCCACCGACTCGCTGCCGGCCGGGCTGCGGTGGTTCGCCGAGCACCAGCCGTTCACGCCGATCATGGAGACGCTGCGCGGCCTGCTCCTGGGCACGCCGATCGGGAACGGCGCCGCGCTCGCGCTCGGCTGGTGCGCGGCGATCGCGCTGGCCGGCTACCTGTGCGCGAAGCGGCTCTACGAGCGGGACCGGGCGCGCTGA
- a CDS encoding daunorubicin resistance protein DrrA family ABC transporter ATP-binding protein — MTDPAIAVTGLRRSYGNQVVLDGIDLRVPEGTVFSLLGPNGAGKTTVVRILSTLIRADAGEARVCGHDVAREPDRVRAAIGVTGQFAAVDGLLTGEENLLLMADLHHLGRAEGRRRAAELVERFGLGDAARKPAVAYSGGMRRRLDVAMGLVGDPRVIFLDEPTTGLDPRSRREVWQVVRDLAGRGVTVFLTTQYLEEADQLADRIALLDRGVLVAEGSPAELKRRVPGGHVELRFADDRALAAAAAVLRIAPHPGGEPGTPPHPTGGPVPHPTDELVLRVPGANGVRSLKALLDRLDAAAIEVVGLAVRTPDLDDVFFALTGHPAEEVTA; from the coding sequence ATGACCGACCCCGCGATCGCAGTGACCGGCCTGCGCCGGTCGTACGGCAACCAGGTGGTGCTCGACGGCATCGACCTGCGCGTACCCGAAGGCACCGTCTTCTCCCTGCTCGGCCCCAACGGCGCGGGCAAGACCACCGTGGTCCGCATCCTGTCGACCCTGATCCGCGCGGACGCGGGCGAGGCCCGCGTCTGCGGCCACGACGTGGCCCGCGAACCCGACCGGGTCCGGGCGGCGATCGGCGTCACCGGCCAGTTCGCCGCCGTGGACGGCCTCCTCACCGGCGAGGAGAACCTGCTCCTCATGGCCGACCTGCACCACCTGGGCCGGGCCGAGGGGCGGCGGCGCGCGGCGGAGCTGGTCGAGCGCTTCGGCCTCGGGGACGCGGCGCGCAAGCCCGCCGTGGCGTACTCGGGCGGCATGCGGCGCCGGCTCGACGTGGCCATGGGCCTGGTCGGCGACCCGCGGGTGATCTTCCTCGACGAGCCGACCACCGGGCTGGACCCGCGCAGCCGGCGCGAGGTGTGGCAGGTCGTCCGGGACCTGGCCGGCCGGGGTGTGACGGTCTTCCTCACCACGCAGTACCTCGAAGAGGCCGACCAGCTCGCCGACCGCATCGCCCTGCTCGACCGCGGCGTGCTCGTCGCCGAGGGCAGCCCGGCCGAGCTGAAGCGGCGGGTGCCGGGCGGGCACGTCGAGCTGCGCTTCGCCGACGACCGCGCCCTGGCCGCGGCCGCCGCGGTCCTGCGGATCGCGCCGCACCCGGGTGGCGAACCGGGCACCCCACCGCACCCGACCGGCGGCCCCGTCCCGCACCCCACCGACGAATTGGTCCTGCGGGTCCCCGGCGCCAACGGCGTCCGCTCGCTCAAGGCCCTGCTGGACCGCCTCGACGCCGCCGCGATCGAGGTGGTGGGCCTGGCTGTCCGCACCCCCGACCTCGACGACGTGTTCTTCGCCCTGACCGGCCACCCGGCCGAGGAGGTGACCGCGTGA
- a CDS encoding NAD(P)H-binding protein: protein MILVLGATGKVGRALVPALLDAGARVRALTRDPARARVDPRAEVVAGDLDVPADLPRLVDGVDKVFVLTSGHGRDGVTREAAIAREAARAGVAHLVKLSTTGVHFGQTDPISLAHAESEEAVRQAGPAWTVLRPGTFMDNRLAWRRSVVEFGTVHAPEDDPVSALVHARDIAAVAALVLTTPGHEGATYPLTGDEALTTGQQVEVLAAALGRPLEFVQEPEAAARERMLSFGWPRSAVDGVFDLKRQSAGNEGVVFDTVRTLLGRPALTFADWARENAHLFR, encoded by the coding sequence GTGATCCTCGTCCTCGGTGCCACCGGCAAGGTCGGTCGCGCCCTCGTCCCCGCCCTGCTCGACGCCGGTGCCCGCGTCCGGGCGCTGACCCGCGACCCCGCCCGCGCCCGCGTCGACCCGCGTGCCGAGGTCGTCGCCGGCGACCTCGACGTGCCCGCCGACCTGCCGCGCCTGGTCGACGGCGTCGACAAGGTCTTCGTCCTCACCTCCGGCCACGGGCGCGACGGCGTCACCCGGGAAGCGGCGATCGCCCGCGAAGCCGCGCGCGCCGGGGTCGCGCACCTGGTGAAGCTGTCCACCACGGGTGTCCACTTCGGACAAACCGATCCGATCAGCCTGGCCCACGCCGAGTCCGAGGAAGCCGTCCGGCAGGCCGGTCCCGCCTGGACGGTCCTGCGGCCCGGCACGTTCATGGACAACCGGCTCGCGTGGCGCCGGTCGGTCGTCGAGTTCGGCACCGTGCACGCGCCGGAGGACGACCCGGTGTCGGCGCTCGTGCACGCGCGCGACATCGCCGCCGTGGCCGCGCTGGTGCTGACCACGCCCGGTCACGAGGGCGCGACCTACCCCCTGACCGGCGACGAGGCGCTCACCACCGGGCAGCAGGTCGAGGTCCTGGCGGCGGCGCTCGGCAGGCCGCTGGAGTTCGTCCAGGAACCCGAGGCCGCGGCCCGGGAGCGGATGCTGTCGTTCGGCTGGCCGCGATCGGCGGTCGACGGCGTGTTCGACCTCAAGCGGCAGTCGGCGGGCAACGAGGGCGTCGTGTTCGACACCGTGCGGACGCTGCTCGGCCGGCCCGCGCTCACCTTCGCCGACTGGGCGCGGGAGAACGCGCACCTGTTCCGCTGA
- a CDS encoding SGNH/GDSL hydrolase family protein gives MNARLRRALATTTAIALTCLVALPGSPVAAADAPSYVALGDSAASGPLIPTPTGPLACGRSTHNYAHGLAARLGASLTDVTCSGASSRHLTEPQQLSLLDLPAGTAPPQFDALRPDTDLVTLTIGGNDVGLVGIAQDCMRLDPTATPCQGEHEARLAQRLAEFAPELAAALDGIHARSPQARVVTTGYGLYIKPGGCWPVQPVLPSDADFLQGGVDRLNRVIAEQSAAHGAEYVDLRTPSAGHDACQLPGVKWVEGYVPTDLAAPLHPNGLGEANHARIIADHLGA, from the coding sequence GTGAACGCACGCCTTCGCCGCGCCCTCGCCACCACCACGGCGATCGCCCTGACCTGCCTGGTCGCGTTACCCGGGTCGCCGGTCGCGGCGGCGGACGCCCCGTCGTACGTCGCGCTCGGCGACTCCGCGGCGTCCGGGCCGCTGATCCCCACCCCGACCGGCCCCCTGGCCTGCGGCCGGTCCACGCACAACTACGCGCACGGGCTGGCCGCCCGCCTCGGCGCGTCGCTGACCGACGTGACCTGCAGCGGCGCGTCGAGCAGGCACCTGACCGAACCCCAGCAGCTCTCGCTGCTCGACCTGCCCGCCGGCACCGCGCCACCGCAGTTCGACGCGCTGCGCCCGGACACCGACCTGGTCACCCTGACCATCGGCGGCAACGACGTGGGCCTGGTCGGCATCGCCCAGGACTGCATGCGGCTCGACCCCACCGCGACCCCCTGCCAGGGCGAGCACGAGGCACGCCTGGCCCAGCGCCTGGCCGAGTTCGCACCCGAGCTGGCCGCCGCCCTCGACGGCATCCACGCGCGGTCGCCTCAGGCACGCGTGGTCACCACCGGCTACGGCCTCTACATCAAGCCCGGCGGCTGCTGGCCGGTCCAGCCGGTCCTGCCCTCGGACGCCGACTTCCTCCAGGGCGGTGTCGACCGGCTCAACCGGGTCATCGCCGAGCAGAGCGCGGCGCACGGCGCCGAGTACGTCGACCTGAGGACGCCGAGCGCCGGGCACGACGCGTGCCAACTCCCCGGCGTCAAGTGGGTCGAGGGGTACGTGCCGACCGACCTCGCCGCACCCCTGCACCCCAACGGGCTCGGCGAGGCGAACCACGCCCGGATCATCGCCGACCACCTGGGGGCGTGA
- a CDS encoding PIG-L family deacetylase has protein sequence MRRALTAVLVAALVSIGWTTPEAADLYMQVVAHEDDDLLFMNPDIDLTISTRTPTVTVFVTAGQITGAGSTDEERARNRQRGIQDAYARMAGVPDVNPGGQEEWAGGLVTVAGRQAERYVLVGRTDVQLVFLNLRDGQLGAVRDGGVTDRTVIPAGGLVTQSYSYDRAAVVTALADLMRAYRPTLVRAQDPLPDARYDVDHSDHVAAARFTDDAVRSYGGQPAQVNYRDYNNTSVPNNLSSSTVARKSSIFDQYLRYDGNTGLRRYLVGMNYRWPRGTAWAGRNADGRPQVFVVRGGVPYAYWQTPSGPWAGPGGLADAGGPLAQALAVASNPDGTMEVFARRQSDHHLLSLRQNAPNGGWSGPWTDLGNPNSALGNADQVGLPAVAANADGRLQVFVKNGGGGVSTKYRTATGWSDWVDLFGTDVQDGLSAVRTPQGRIELFASTRSRLLRWYQQQPNGGFTRDETLPSAVPASPPSAALSQDGRVEVLYRRADTEEVVVTVQTAGGWQAAPVLLGGHGGVGQQAVVTAPPGADARIVVFQRNGGTGVSMTMQRGPNAGYGAWTDLGGVIVDYPAAVLDARGAVVVATVGTDGAVYIRTQAAAGASSPFGAWQRL, from the coding sequence ATGAGGCGTGCGTTGACGGCCGTGCTGGTGGCCGCGTTGGTGTCGATCGGGTGGACGACGCCGGAGGCCGCGGACCTCTACATGCAGGTCGTGGCGCACGAGGACGACGACCTGCTGTTCATGAACCCCGACATCGACCTCACGATCAGCACCCGGACCCCCACGGTGACCGTGTTCGTCACCGCCGGGCAGATCACCGGCGCGGGCAGCACCGACGAGGAACGCGCCCGCAACCGGCAGCGCGGCATCCAGGACGCCTACGCGCGGATGGCGGGCGTGCCCGACGTGAACCCCGGTGGCCAGGAGGAGTGGGCCGGCGGGCTGGTGACCGTGGCCGGTCGGCAGGCCGAGCGGTACGTCCTGGTCGGGCGGACCGACGTGCAGCTGGTGTTCCTGAACCTGCGGGACGGCCAGTTGGGCGCGGTGCGGGACGGTGGGGTCACCGACCGGACCGTGATCCCCGCCGGCGGGCTGGTGACGCAGTCGTACTCCTACGACCGGGCCGCCGTCGTCACCGCGTTGGCGGACCTGATGCGCGCCTACCGGCCGACGCTCGTGCGTGCCCAGGACCCGCTGCCCGACGCCCGGTACGACGTCGACCACTCCGACCACGTCGCCGCCGCCCGGTTCACCGACGACGCCGTCCGCTCCTACGGCGGGCAGCCGGCGCAGGTGAACTACCGCGACTACAACAACACCAGCGTGCCGAACAACCTGTCGTCGTCGACCGTGGCGCGCAAAAGCTCGATCTTCGACCAGTACCTGCGCTACGACGGCAACACCGGGCTGCGCCGGTACCTGGTGGGCATGAACTACCGCTGGCCGCGCGGCACCGCGTGGGCCGGGCGCAACGCCGACGGGCGGCCGCAGGTGTTCGTCGTGCGCGGCGGGGTGCCGTACGCGTACTGGCAGACGCCGTCCGGTCCGTGGGCGGGGCCGGGCGGGCTCGCGGACGCCGGCGGGCCGCTCGCGCAGGCCCTGGCGGTGGCCTCGAACCCGGACGGGACGATGGAGGTCTTCGCGCGGCGGCAGTCCGACCACCACCTGCTGTCCCTGCGGCAGAACGCGCCCAACGGCGGCTGGAGCGGGCCGTGGACGGACCTGGGCAACCCCAACAGCGCCCTCGGCAACGCCGACCAGGTGGGCCTGCCCGCGGTGGCGGCCAACGCCGACGGGCGGTTGCAGGTGTTCGTCAAGAACGGCGGCGGCGGGGTCAGCACGAAGTACCGCACGGCGACCGGGTGGAGCGACTGGGTGGACCTGTTCGGCACGGACGTGCAGGACGGGCTGAGCGCGGTGCGGACGCCGCAGGGGCGCATCGAGCTGTTCGCGTCGACCCGGTCCCGGCTCCTGCGGTGGTACCAGCAGCAGCCCAACGGCGGTTTCACGCGCGACGAGACCCTGCCGTCGGCCGTGCCGGCCAGTCCGCCGTCGGCGGCGCTGTCGCAGGACGGGCGGGTCGAGGTGCTGTACCGGCGGGCGGACACGGAGGAGGTCGTGGTCACCGTGCAGACGGCGGGCGGCTGGCAGGCCGCCCCGGTGCTGCTCGGCGGTCACGGCGGGGTGGGTCAGCAGGCGGTGGTCACGGCGCCGCCGGGGGCGGACGCGCGCATCGTGGTGTTCCAGCGCAACGGCGGTACGGGCGTGAGCATGACGATGCAGCGGGGGCCGAACGCCGGGTACGGGGCGTGGACGGACCTGGGCGGGGTGATCGTCGACTACCCGGCGGCGGTGCTGGACGCCCGGGGCGCGGTGGTGGTGGCGACCGTGGGGACGGACGGGGCGGTGTACATCCGCACGCAGGCGGCCGCCGGGGCGAGCAGCCCGTTCGGGGCTTGGCAGCGGCTCTGA
- a CDS encoding SGNH/GDSL hydrolase family protein, with the protein MPLLRHPVLPAVLAVVLTWAGAAASAQPATAALPTAAVALGDSFVSGEGAGAYQPVTDVNGVPQGFPGWSAPNDNAFFCHRSANASLHRADLPGIQARFNLACSGGQPHDIANPSGNRPKGRTVASQLDQLRAVAGTHDIDLVLVGLGSNNGSFTFGDVATLCANRFIADAWTGWWEFWAYLGGPVPQEPCAVSDLATEDEIAAVTAETTAALRQLLTTLDRVDADGRHRVVLQDYTNPLPLDLAAEYHEEDGRTDTRDKFRDLGAERYAAGCPVHRASLAPGHVFSSRLGTVVQGAHAALSAEFPNADLVLLNVQRAFDGARLCEQGGSPANALATPIRLQDGPSGTFVTSLAGKDKIDVQRIANTCVTYFQTCQESWHPSAAGHAVLGRCLTGAAATTARGVACVRSADGTITVG; encoded by the coding sequence ATGCCCCTGCTTCGACACCCGGTGCTACCGGCGGTGCTCGCCGTCGTGCTCACCTGGGCCGGTGCCGCCGCCAGCGCGCAACCCGCCACCGCCGCGCTGCCCACCGCCGCCGTCGCGCTCGGCGACAGCTTCGTCAGCGGCGAGGGCGCGGGCGCCTACCAGCCGGTGACCGACGTCAACGGGGTGCCCCAGGGCTTCCCGGGCTGGTCCGCGCCCAACGACAACGCCTTCTTCTGCCACCGGTCCGCCAACGCCTCCCTGCACCGGGCCGACCTGCCCGGCATCCAGGCCCGGTTCAACCTCGCCTGCTCGGGCGGCCAGCCGCACGACATCGCGAACCCCTCGGGCAACCGGCCCAAGGGCCGGACCGTCGCCTCCCAGCTCGACCAGCTCCGCGCGGTGGCGGGCACCCACGACATCGACCTGGTCCTGGTCGGCCTCGGCTCGAACAACGGCTCGTTCACCTTCGGCGACGTGGCCACGCTGTGCGCCAACCGCTTCATCGCCGACGCCTGGACCGGCTGGTGGGAGTTCTGGGCCTACCTGGGCGGCCCGGTGCCGCAGGAGCCGTGCGCGGTGTCCGACCTCGCCACCGAGGACGAGATCGCGGCGGTCACCGCCGAGACCACCGCGGCCCTGCGCCAACTGCTCACCACCCTGGACCGGGTCGACGCCGACGGCCGGCACCGGGTGGTCCTCCAGGACTACACCAACCCGCTGCCCCTGGACCTCGCCGCCGAGTACCACGAGGAGGACGGGCGCACCGACACCCGCGACAAGTTCCGCGACCTCGGCGCCGAGCGCTACGCCGCGGGCTGCCCGGTGCACCGCGCCAGCCTCGCTCCGGGCCACGTGTTCTCGTCCCGGCTGGGCACCGTGGTGCAGGGCGCGCACGCCGCGCTGTCCGCCGAGTTCCCCAACGCCGACCTGGTCCTGCTCAACGTGCAGCGCGCCTTCGACGGCGCGCGGCTGTGCGAGCAGGGCGGCAGCCCGGCGAACGCCCTGGCCACCCCCATCCGGCTCCAGGACGGCCCGAGCGGCACCTTCGTCACCAGCCTGGCGGGCAAGGACAAGATCGACGTGCAGCGCATCGCCAACACCTGCGTGACGTACTTCCAGACGTGCCAGGAGTCGTGGCACCCCAGCGCCGCCGGTCACGCGGTGCTGGGCCGCTGCCTCACCGGTGCCGCCGCCACGACGGCCCGGGGCGTGGCCTGCGTCCGGTCGGCGGACGGCACGATCACCGTCGGCTGA
- a CDS encoding thaumatin family protein gives MRKFLCAVVTAIAALAVTTPVTTAAAADHTVTFVNRSGRTVWIGSTVNADGSRALTGLPTLQNGQSATITIPESAGPNHWRGKFFARQDCTGTPGSTFRCRVADCGPQADRCTTGEQPASLAEFNFDRGDWLAPWYNVSYVNAFSLPITIEARDGVTPPGSTECTAVGCPENLLPYCPPENLTRWPDGRPMLCTNPDRDARTAYSNALSSRCPKAYAWSRHDTEPGNQVVRQCRQCTGFTVTFHPVA, from the coding sequence ATGCGCAAGTTCCTGTGCGCGGTGGTCACCGCCATCGCCGCGCTCGCCGTCACCACCCCCGTCACCACCGCCGCCGCGGCCGACCACACGGTCACCTTCGTCAACCGGTCCGGCCGGACGGTGTGGATCGGCAGCACGGTCAACGCCGACGGCTCGCGCGCCCTGACCGGCCTGCCCACCCTGCAGAACGGCCAGTCCGCCACCATCACCATCCCGGAGTCGGCCGGCCCGAACCACTGGCGCGGCAAGTTCTTCGCCCGGCAGGACTGCACCGGCACGCCCGGCAGCACGTTCCGCTGCCGCGTCGCCGACTGCGGCCCCCAGGCGGACCGCTGCACCACCGGCGAGCAGCCGGCGAGCCTGGCGGAGTTCAACTTCGACCGCGGCGACTGGCTGGCGCCCTGGTACAACGTCAGCTACGTCAACGCGTTCTCCCTGCCCATCACCATCGAGGCGCGCGACGGGGTGACGCCACCGGGCTCCACCGAGTGCACCGCCGTGGGCTGCCCGGAGAACCTCCTGCCCTACTGCCCGCCGGAGAACCTGACCCGCTGGCCCGACGGCAGGCCGATGCTGTGCACCAACCCCGACCGGGACGCCAGGACCGCCTACAGCAACGCCCTGTCGTCCCGCTGCCCGAAGGCGTACGCGTGGTCCCGGCACGACACCGAACCGGGCAACCAGGTCGTCCGGCAGTGCCGCCAGTGCACCGGCTTCACCGTCACGTTCCACCCGGTGGCCTGA